In Corallococcus macrosporus, the following are encoded in one genomic region:
- a CDS encoding response regulator, which translates to MSEEKRRILLIDDSEITLAMEKAVLEARGYEVVATSTLMEFEKTLQSWRPDLILTDIHMPEAKGTDICRTLKNEYNTQDIPIVLFSSLPDDELSKLAEQVGADGSLSKVNGLEAMGEKIDELVQSILW; encoded by the coding sequence GTGTCCGAAGAGAAGCGAAGAATCCTCCTCATTGACGACAGCGAGATCACCCTCGCCATGGAGAAGGCCGTCCTGGAGGCGCGGGGCTATGAGGTCGTGGCCACCTCCACGCTCATGGAGTTTGAGAAAACGCTTCAGAGCTGGCGGCCGGACCTCATCCTCACGGACATCCACATGCCCGAGGCCAAGGGCACGGACATCTGTCGCACGCTGAAGAACGAGTACAACACGCAGGACATCCCCATCGTGTTGTTCTCCAGCCTGCCGGACGACGAGCTGTCGAAGCTCGCCGAGCAGGTGGGCGCGGACGGCTCGCTCTCCAAGGTGAACGGCCTGGAGGCGATGGGCGAGAAGATCGACGAACTGGTGCAGAGCATCCTCTGGTGA